From a single Sphingobium lignivorans genomic region:
- a CDS encoding YitT family protein, whose protein sequence is MGKKAGQFRTYEDAGASPAVIPHSAVEDIYALIVGCVLLTLGLALLKAAGLVTGGIAGIALLISYLVPLPAGLLFTLINIPFFAFAWRAMGRGFMMKTIAVNAGIALLSIAMRASLSITVASPAFAALVGGTVIGMGILALARHGAGVGGTGVITLWLHKRHGINAGLSQIAFDIVILGISLSVIDARALAWSALSAAAVSGILIAWHRPGRYTGF, encoded by the coding sequence ATGGGCAAGAAAGCCGGACAATTCAGGACATATGAGGACGCCGGTGCATCGCCGGCGGTGATCCCGCACAGCGCGGTGGAGGATATCTACGCGCTCATCGTCGGCTGCGTGCTGCTCACGCTCGGGCTTGCCCTGCTGAAGGCAGCGGGGCTGGTGACCGGCGGCATCGCGGGCATCGCCCTCTTGATCTCCTATCTGGTGCCGCTGCCGGCCGGCCTGCTCTTCACGCTCATCAACATCCCGTTCTTCGCCTTCGCCTGGCGGGCGATGGGCCGGGGCTTCATGATGAAGACGATCGCCGTGAATGCCGGCATTGCGCTGCTCTCCATCGCCATGCGGGCCAGCCTCTCGATCACGGTGGCCTCGCCTGCCTTCGCAGCGCTGGTGGGCGGCACGGTGATCGGCATGGGGATCCTCGCGCTGGCCCGCCATGGCGCGGGCGTGGGCGGCACCGGCGTCATCACCTTGTGGCTGCACAAGCGCCACGGCATCAATGCGGGCCTCAGCCAGATCGCCTTCGACATCGTGATCCTGGGCATATCGCTCAGCGTGATCGACGCGCGGGCGCTGGCATGGTCCGCGCTGTCCGCGGCAGCAGTGAGCGGCATCCTGATCGCCTGGCACCGACCGGGTCGCTACACCGGATTCTGA
- a CDS encoding DUF2238 domain-containing protein yields the protein MSAPEPPGRDAGAGGTALPPVQWLLLASLLLAVGAANIAQPYPALAPLQHVPTVAIALAAPWLLRRWPLTTGAVALLWLFLLLHTLGGRYIYSYVPYEAWLAALSGGEAPGLPEAGSPGDARNAYDRFVHFMFGLLCTPVLAQIGQRHGELRRRPAWLLGFALIGLAGALYEVFEWQLTLILAGETADHYNGQQGDLWDPQKDMALAQLGSLIAWLLAALLHRKALKRREPRVEGDERRHVDARPLPRA from the coding sequence ATGTCCGCGCCTGAGCCACCCGGCAGGGACGCGGGCGCGGGCGGGACCGCGTTGCCGCCGGTCCAGTGGCTGCTCCTCGCCAGCCTGCTGCTCGCGGTCGGCGCGGCCAATATCGCACAGCCTTATCCGGCGCTGGCGCCGCTCCAGCATGTGCCGACCGTCGCCATCGCGCTCGCCGCGCCATGGCTGCTGCGGCGCTGGCCGCTCACCACCGGCGCCGTCGCGCTGCTCTGGCTCTTCCTGCTGCTGCACACGCTGGGCGGGCGCTACATCTATTCCTATGTGCCTTATGAGGCGTGGCTGGCTGCCCTTTCCGGTGGCGAGGCGCCGGGGCTGCCCGAAGCCGGTTCCCCGGGCGATGCGCGCAACGCCTATGATCGCTTCGTCCATTTCATGTTCGGCCTCCTGTGCACGCCGGTCCTCGCGCAGATCGGCCAACGCCATGGCGAGTTGCGCCGCCGCCCCGCCTGGCTTCTCGGCTTCGCGCTCATCGGGCTGGCCGGCGCGCTTTACGAGGTGTTCGAATGGCAGCTCACGCTCATCCTCGCCGGGGAGACGGCGGATCATTATAATGGTCAGCAGGGCGATCTATGGGACCCGCAGAAGGACATGGCGCTGGCCCAGCTCGGCAGCCTCATCGCCTGGCTTCTCGCGGCGCTTCTCCACCGGAAAGCGCTGAAACGGCGCGAACCGCGGGTGGAAGGGGACGAGCGAAGGCATGTGGATGCTCGTCCCCTTCCGCGGGCATGA
- a CDS encoding aspartate-semialdehyde dehydrogenase, with translation MGYRVVVVGATGNVGREMLNILAEREFPIDEIAAVASARSTGDEIEFGESGKMLKVRNIEHFDFAGWDIALFAAGSGPTKEHAPRAAAAGCVVIDNSSLYRMDPDVPLIVPEVNPEAIDGYRRKNIIANPNCSTAQLVVALKPLHDAARIRRVVVATYQSVSGAGKAGMDELFEQSRNIFVGDPAEPRTFTKQIAFNVIPHIDVFLDDGSTKEEWKMVVETKKILDPKIKVVATCVRVPVFVGHSEAITIEFEDEISAKKAQSILREAPGVMLVDKREDGGYVTPVECVGEYATFVSRVREDPTVENGLALWCVSDNLRKGAALNAVQIAELLGRRHLQKG, from the coding sequence ATGGGTTATCGTGTCGTCGTCGTGGGCGCCACCGGCAATGTCGGGCGGGAGATGCTCAATATCCTGGCCGAGCGGGAGTTCCCGATCGACGAGATCGCGGCCGTCGCCTCGGCGCGCTCCACGGGAGATGAGATCGAGTTCGGCGAGAGCGGCAAGATGCTCAAGGTGCGGAATATCGAGCATTTCGATTTCGCGGGCTGGGATATCGCGCTGTTCGCTGCCGGCTCCGGGCCGACGAAGGAGCATGCGCCCAGGGCCGCGGCGGCGGGCTGCGTGGTGATCGACAACAGCTCGCTCTACCGGATGGACCCGGACGTGCCGCTCATCGTGCCCGAAGTGAACCCGGAGGCGATCGACGGTTATCGGCGCAAGAACATCATCGCCAATCCCAATTGCTCCACCGCGCAGCTCGTGGTCGCGCTCAAGCCGCTGCATGATGCCGCGCGGATCAGGCGCGTGGTGGTGGCGACCTACCAGTCCGTCTCCGGCGCGGGCAAGGCGGGGATGGACGAGCTCTTCGAGCAGAGCCGCAACATCTTCGTGGGCGATCCGGCCGAGCCGCGCACCTTCACCAAGCAGATCGCCTTCAACGTCATTCCGCATATCGATGTCTTCCTGGACGATGGCTCGACCAAGGAGGAATGGAAGATGGTCGTCGAGACCAAGAAGATCCTCGATCCGAAGATCAAGGTGGTCGCCACCTGCGTGCGCGTGCCGGTCTTCGTCGGCCATTCCGAAGCGATCACCATCGAGTTCGAGGACGAGATCAGCGCGAAGAAGGCGCAGTCCATCCTGCGCGAGGCGCCCGGGGTGATGCTCGTCGACAAGCGGGAGGATGGCGGATACGTCACGCCCGTCGAGTGCGTGGGCGAATATGCCACCTTCGTATCCCGCGTGCGCGAGGACCCGACGGTGGAGAACGGCCTCGCACTCTGGTGCGTCTCGGACAATCTGCGCAAGGGCGCCGCGCTCAACGCAGTGCAGATCGCCGAGCTGCTCGGCCGCCGGCACCTGCAGAAGGGCTGA
- a CDS encoding toll/interleukin-1 receptor domain-containing protein, with the protein MSNKIAPSIFISYSWDDDAHKHWVRSLAERLVTNGVSVALDQWDVQPGESLTSFMEVQASKCDHVLIICTPTYALKSTERKGGVGYEQQIISGQIAAGIDRRKFIPIVRRGEFTPGEGCAIPPHFLGIFALDMRDGTHFDDVFEVLIRTIFREPKFPKPELGKKPDFMGGGARLPNRALRLPSLEFDGWELRSGVASAEASPNTFQIPSAEERSNIGVGDIVKLHFSVAAEDEEDPEGQIILNERMWVIVKGASGPYLWGVLDNVPSWSDDECDSDFDLKLGSEIVFLPEHILDFHHDAGMPK; encoded by the coding sequence ATGAGTAATAAAATTGCGCCGTCGATTTTCATATCGTATTCTTGGGACGACGATGCCCATAAACATTGGGTGCGATCGCTTGCCGAACGTCTCGTAACAAACGGAGTATCGGTAGCGCTCGACCAATGGGACGTGCAGCCCGGTGAAAGCCTAACTTCATTCATGGAGGTGCAAGCCTCGAAGTGTGACCACGTTCTTATTATCTGTACGCCGACATATGCCTTAAAATCTACTGAGCGTAAGGGTGGCGTCGGGTATGAACAGCAGATTATTTCCGGTCAAATAGCGGCAGGAATCGATAGACGGAAGTTTATTCCGATAGTCCGACGGGGAGAATTCACACCTGGAGAAGGCTGTGCAATTCCGCCTCACTTCTTGGGGATATTCGCACTAGATATGCGCGACGGCACCCATTTCGATGACGTGTTTGAAGTGCTCATTCGGACAATTTTTCGTGAGCCGAAGTTTCCTAAGCCCGAGCTTGGCAAAAAGCCAGATTTCATGGGGGGGGGCGCGCGACTACCTAATCGGGCGTTGCGCCTGCCAAGTTTAGAGTTCGATGGCTGGGAGCTTCGAAGTGGAGTTGCTAGCGCAGAAGCATCTCCGAACACATTTCAGATCCCATCAGCTGAAGAACGCTCCAATATCGGCGTCGGAGACATCGTAAAATTGCATTTTTCTGTGGCTGCCGAAGACGAGGAAGATCCAGAAGGGCAGATTATCCTAAACGAGCGCATGTGGGTCATCGTCAAGGGAGCGTCTGGCCCATATTTATGGGGAGTTTTGGATAACGTACCATCGTGGAGTGACGACGAATGCGATTCAGATTTCGACTTGAAGCTAGGGTCTGAGATCGTCTTTCTGCCTGAGCACATACTCGACTTTCATCATGACGCAGGGATGCCCAAATAG
- the soxR gene encoding redox-sensitive transcriptional activator SoxR, producing MLHGHDLLAIGDLARRTGLSVSAIRFYEGKGLIRSLRTAGGQRRFLRSDIRRLSFLLIAQQLGLTLPEIAGELARLPHGRTPTAADWRVISTRLRRTIDARIAALERTRDALDGCIGCGCLSLRKCRLYNPDDRAARGGAGPRFAMAGHEPG from the coding sequence ATGCTGCATGGACATGATCTGCTCGCCATTGGCGATCTCGCACGGCGCACGGGGCTCTCGGTGTCCGCCATTCGCTTCTATGAAGGGAAGGGGCTGATCCGCTCGCTGCGCACCGCCGGGGGACAGCGGCGCTTCCTGCGATCGGACATCCGGCGACTGTCCTTCCTCCTCATTGCCCAGCAGCTTGGCCTCACGCTGCCGGAGATCGCCGGGGAACTCGCGCGGCTCCCGCACGGGCGCACCCCCACGGCGGCGGACTGGCGCGTCATCAGCACGCGCCTGCGCCGCACCATCGATGCGCGCATCGCGGCGCTGGAGCGAACGCGGGACGCACTGGATGGCTGCATCGGCTGCGGCTGCCTGTCGCTGCGCAAGTGCAGGCTCTACAATCCCGATGATCGCGCGGCCCGTGGCGGCGCCGGCCCGCGTTTCGCGATGGCCGGCCACGAGCCTGGCTGA
- a CDS encoding VOC family protein: MPTSLPLPSARFAPFLEHVNLTVRDPHRSAQLFITLFDWYVRWEGPALNGGRTVHVGDDRFYLALYTQFGMETPPETFRKGRPFNHIGIVVSDIDAVERRVESAGLVPFSHGDYDPGRRFYFFDPDGIEFEIVSYD, encoded by the coding sequence ATGCCGACATCCCTGCCTCTGCCCAGCGCCCGCTTCGCGCCCTTCCTGGAGCATGTGAATCTCACGGTGCGCGATCCGCATCGCTCCGCGCAGCTCTTCATCACCCTGTTCGACTGGTATGTCCGCTGGGAAGGCCCGGCGCTGAATGGCGGCCGCACCGTACATGTCGGCGACGATCGCTTCTATCTGGCGCTCTACACCCAGTTCGGCATGGAGACGCCGCCGGAGACATTCCGGAAAGGCCGGCCGTTCAACCATATCGGAATCGTGGTGAGCGACATCGACGCGGTGGAACGGCGCGTGGAAAGCGCGGGCCTCGTCCCCTTTTCCCACGGCGACTATGATCCGGGCCGTCGCTTCTACTTTTTCGATCCGGACGGAATCGAGTTCGAGATCGTCAGCTATGACTGA
- a CDS encoding 2OG-Fe(II) oxygenase family protein: MTPRPPLSDHQLSELRRAQQLVREGKGQGAIERIRPLLEAKVIHADVYWLFAEACRLAGLKAEARTSLNAAINLDPAQPGPWAALGSLLEEMEDLGTALVARRRLVEVDPDGVNAWLALGDLLLRLGDAREAEPAYRRALALVPGGFRAGHGLALALRLQDRPQEALAVTGTLVTRPGVPALTRTLHGHLLGDLDRLEDAAAQYRAVIATRPEELDAQETLARLLPQIGRGDEALAGYEAALRARPGDRALWRSAVRTARGLRRWPACLAWSEQAVRRFPGDPFLAVAHADALGFSGDPQAALALLEPLAGGPAPDAFAAVQAAHWRLATGDPEAAERHARAATALAPDEQTGWAYLATAWRLLNDPRERWLIDPERHVGTLMLEPPPGYADRESFLAELRAVLEGMHGANAHHPDDQSARQGTQTRGHLFTRRDPVIEALSRTLHRQIEEWLATLPRDETHPFLRRNTGWIGFRHSWSIRLRDSGFHVSHIHQEGWLSSAFYVSLPPEVESAPADGDVPGALVFGVPDASLGLSLPPRRVERAEVGKLVLFPSYAWHGTVPFASAHPRMTVAFDALPVPAQS; this comes from the coding sequence ATGACTCCACGGCCTCCGCTTTCCGATCATCAGCTTTCCGAACTGCGCCGCGCGCAGCAGCTTGTCCGCGAGGGGAAGGGGCAGGGCGCGATCGAGCGCATCCGGCCGCTGCTGGAAGCGAAGGTCATTCATGCGGATGTCTACTGGCTGTTCGCGGAGGCCTGCCGCCTCGCGGGGCTGAAGGCGGAGGCACGCACATCCCTCAATGCCGCGATCAATCTCGATCCGGCCCAGCCCGGCCCCTGGGCGGCGCTTGGCAGCCTGCTGGAGGAGATGGAGGATCTGGGGACCGCGCTCGTCGCCCGGCGGCGGCTGGTGGAGGTCGATCCCGATGGCGTGAATGCCTGGCTCGCGCTGGGAGATCTGCTGCTGCGGCTTGGCGATGCGCGGGAGGCGGAGCCTGCCTATCGGCGCGCGCTGGCGCTCGTGCCGGGCGGCTTCCGGGCCGGCCATGGCCTCGCACTCGCGCTGCGGCTTCAGGATCGCCCGCAGGAGGCGCTTGCCGTCACGGGCACCCTCGTCACGCGTCCCGGCGTCCCGGCGCTCACCCGCACGCTGCACGGCCATCTGCTTGGCGATCTCGATCGGCTGGAGGACGCGGCCGCGCAATATCGCGCCGTCATCGCCACCCGGCCGGAGGAACTGGACGCGCAGGAGACGCTTGCCCGCCTCCTGCCGCAGATCGGCCGGGGCGATGAGGCGCTGGCCGGTTACGAGGCTGCGTTGCGCGCCCGGCCCGGCGATCGTGCCCTCTGGCGCAGTGCCGTCAGGACGGCGCGGGGGCTGCGTCGCTGGCCCGCCTGCCTTGCCTGGAGCGAGCAGGCCGTGCGCCGCTTCCCGGGCGATCCTTTTCTCGCCGTCGCTCATGCCGATGCACTGGGCTTCTCGGGCGATCCGCAAGCGGCGCTGGCGCTGCTGGAGCCACTGGCCGGCGGGCCCGCGCCCGATGCCTTCGCTGCCGTGCAGGCCGCGCACTGGCGGCTGGCTACGGGGGATCCGGAGGCGGCGGAGCGCCATGCCCGCGCCGCCACCGCGCTTGCCCCGGACGAGCAGACCGGCTGGGCCTATCTCGCCACCGCCTGGCGCCTGCTCAACGATCCGCGCGAACGCTGGCTGATCGACCCGGAGCGCCATGTCGGCACGCTCATGCTTGAGCCGCCGCCCGGCTATGCGGACCGGGAGAGCTTCCTGGCTGAGCTGCGCGCGGTGCTGGAGGGGATGCATGGCGCCAACGCCCATCATCCCGACGACCAGTCCGCGCGGCAGGGCACGCAGACGCGCGGCCATCTCTTCACCCGGCGCGATCCGGTGATCGAGGCGCTGTCCCGCACCCTGCACCGGCAGATCGAGGAGTGGCTGGCCACGCTGCCGCGCGACGAGACGCATCCCTTCCTGCGCCGCAACACCGGGTGGATCGGCTTCCGGCACAGCTGGTCGATCCGCCTGCGGGACAGCGGCTTCCATGTCAGCCATATCCATCAGGAGGGCTGGCTCAGCTCGGCCTTCTACGTCAGCCTGCCGCCGGAAGTGGAATCGGCGCCGGCGGATGGCGATGTGCCCGGCGCGCTGGTCTTCGGCGTGCCCGATGCGAGCCTGGGCCTCTCGCTTCCCCCCCGCCGCGTCGAGCGGGCGGAAGTGGGCAAGCTGGTCCTGTTCCCTAGCTATGCCTGGCACGGCACCGTCCCCTTCGCCAGCGCCCATCCGCGCATGACTGTGGCGTTCGATGCCCTGCCGGTGCCGGCTCAGTCATAG
- the rplS gene encoding 50S ribosomal protein L19 has protein sequence MNLLQTIEAESIAAISKDIPDFRPGDTVRVGVKVVEGERTRVQNFEGVCIARSNKGMGSNFTVRKISFGEGVERVFPLYSPNVESITVVRKGIVRRAKLYYLRGRTGKRARIAERRDVRNDAQ, from the coding sequence ATGAACCTGCTGCAGACCATCGAGGCGGAATCGATTGCCGCCATCTCCAAGGATATTCCGGATTTCCGTCCGGGCGACACCGTGCGCGTCGGCGTGAAGGTCGTCGAGGGCGAGCGCACCCGCGTCCAGAATTTCGAAGGCGTGTGCATCGCGCGCTCGAACAAGGGCATGGGCTCCAACTTCACCGTGCGCAAGATCAGCTTCGGTGAGGGCGTCGAGCGCGTGTTCCCGCTCTATTCGCCGAACGTCGAGAGCATCACGGTCGTCCGCAAGGGCATCGTGCGTCGCGCCAAGCTCTATTATCTGCGCGGCCGCACCGGCAAGCGCGCGCGCATCGCCGAGCGCCGCGACGTCCGCAACGACGCTCAGTAA
- the trmD gene encoding tRNA (guanosine(37)-N1)-methyltransferase TrmD, translating into MTFTAQILTLYPEMFPGPLGISLAGRALSEGKWACDPIQIRDFATDRHKSVDDTPAGGGAGMVLRADVLARAVDHARAARPGLPVLAMTPRGAPITQARVRDLAAGPGVTILCGRFEGFDERLFEARAIEQVSMSDIVLSGGEIGAFMLLDACIRLLPGVMGAASSGDEESFESGLLEYPHYTRPAEWEGRTIPEVLRSGDHAKIAAWRKQRAEDDTRLRRPDLWERYRSVRD; encoded by the coding sequence ATGACCTTCACCGCCCAGATCCTCACCCTCTATCCCGAGATGTTTCCCGGGCCGCTCGGCATTTCGCTCGCGGGGCGGGCGCTGTCCGAGGGGAAATGGGCCTGCGATCCCATCCAGATCCGGGATTTCGCCACGGACAGGCACAAGAGCGTGGACGATACACCGGCCGGGGGCGGGGCGGGGATGGTGCTGCGCGCGGACGTGCTGGCGCGGGCGGTGGATCATGCCCGGGCGGCGCGGCCGGGGCTGCCGGTGCTGGCGATGACGCCGCGCGGCGCGCCGATCACGCAGGCGCGGGTGCGCGATCTTGCCGCGGGGCCGGGCGTCACCATCCTGTGCGGCCGGTTCGAGGGGTTTGACGAGCGGCTGTTCGAGGCGCGAGCCATCGAGCAGGTCTCGATGAGCGACATCGTGCTTTCCGGAGGGGAGATCGGCGCCTTCATGCTGCTGGACGCTTGCATTCGGCTGCTTCCCGGCGTAATGGGCGCCGCTTCGAGTGGAGATGAGGAATCGTTTGAAAGCGGCCTCCTCGAATATCCCCACTATACCCGACCTGCTGAATGGGAAGGGCGCACGATCCCCGAAGTGTTGCGATCGGGGGATCATGCGAAGATCGCCGCCTGGCGGAAACAAAGGGCGGAGGATGATACACGGTTACGCAGGCCGGACCTCTGGGAACGCTACAGGAGCGTTCGGGACTGA
- a CDS encoding T4SS efffector SepA family protein, giving the protein MVYTVELPDELFVRLQRHAVPLVDTPITVIERALRALEEGDEEPEGGGGKGSRTFNPAAPPDLSFTTLKSARIAGKVLPKSDTYWNSVMIAVILEAAARGNSTQDILDLITVNSQAGQREEGGFRFLKAAGLSIQGQAANSAWRQAYVLASSLGIEVDVSFTWQNNEKAAMPNVSGSFYLEGS; this is encoded by the coding sequence ATGGTCTACACAGTTGAATTACCCGATGAGCTTTTCGTGCGCCTGCAAAGGCATGCAGTGCCCTTGGTCGATACGCCGATAACAGTGATTGAGCGCGCCCTCCGCGCATTGGAAGAGGGTGATGAGGAACCTGAAGGTGGAGGGGGCAAGGGAAGCAGGACATTCAACCCGGCAGCTCCACCCGATTTGAGTTTCACTACACTGAAGTCGGCCAGGATCGCCGGAAAGGTGCTGCCAAAGTCGGATACCTATTGGAATTCGGTGATGATCGCCGTGATCCTGGAGGCAGCTGCTCGCGGAAACTCCACCCAAGACATACTTGATCTTATCACAGTCAACAGCCAGGCTGGTCAGCGCGAAGAGGGCGGCTTCAGGTTCCTTAAGGCTGCGGGTCTCTCGATCCAAGGGCAAGCCGCCAATTCCGCGTGGCGCCAAGCCTATGTCCTAGCGTCCAGCCTTGGGATCGAAGTGGACGTGTCATTCACTTGGCAGAACAATGAAAAGGCCGCCATGCCCAACGTATCGGGCTCCTTCTATTTAGAAGGATCTTGA
- a CDS encoding serine hydrolase domain-containing protein, producing MSIAARIMPCLAAPLALSLVAAAAPGIAQPVAASTPADADASLPPEIAAALPDVDRIFADYQRESHSPGMVYGIVANGRLVHVKGLGVQDLEQRRPVSADSLFRIASMTKSFTALAILQLRDAGKLSLDDLAEKHVPQMRGWTYPADWPRIRVRDLLTHSAGLVTDNPWGDRQQYLPQAAFTAMLEAGVPLSRPAGTVFEYSNFGYAVLGRIVANVSGMAYADYMQRHILRPLGMASSGYDVAAAPLARRALGYRWEDEAWRPEPELADGAFNAMGGLQVSANDYARYVAFLLSAWPARAGEQSGPLPRASVRMLVQGAGFASLAQRPGASGGANACRQSVTYGFGMRVARDCALGLTLGHSGGYPGYGSFVLLMPDAGIGLFAFSNRTYNSSTPAVWDAAMALHRAGAIKPRPTPVSPLLAQGYAAAGRIYAAGDVLAAKDALAMNFLLDRDAAHWAQALADVKRQAGDCGTDAPIRATGALSGTFSWTCATGTVKGNVLLAPTANATIQELEFESAR from the coding sequence ATGTCGATCGCCGCAAGGATCATGCCGTGCCTCGCCGCGCCGCTCGCCCTTTCGCTCGTGGCCGCAGCCGCGCCCGGGATCGCGCAGCCCGTCGCCGCGTCCACTCCGGCCGATGCTGATGCGTCGCTGCCGCCCGAAATTGCTGCCGCCCTGCCGGACGTCGACCGCATCTTCGCCGATTATCAGCGGGAGAGCCATTCGCCCGGCATGGTCTATGGCATCGTCGCCAATGGCCGGCTCGTCCATGTGAAGGGGCTGGGCGTCCAGGATCTGGAGCAGCGCCGCCCGGTGAGCGCGGACAGCCTGTTCCGCATCGCCTCGATGACCAAGTCCTTCACCGCGCTTGCCATTCTCCAGCTTCGCGATGCCGGCAAGCTCTCGCTGGACGATCTTGCCGAGAAGCATGTGCCGCAGATGCGCGGCTGGACCTATCCGGCCGACTGGCCGCGCATCCGCGTGCGCGATCTGCTCACGCACAGCGCCGGTCTCGTCACGGACAATCCCTGGGGCGATCGCCAGCAATATCTGCCGCAGGCCGCCTTCACCGCGATGCTGGAGGCTGGCGTGCCGCTCAGCCGCCCGGCCGGCACGGTATTCGAATATTCGAACTTCGGCTATGCGGTGCTCGGGCGGATCGTCGCGAATGTGAGCGGCATGGCTTATGCCGATTACATGCAGCGCCATATCCTGCGCCCGCTCGGCATGGCGTCGAGCGGTTATGACGTGGCGGCCGCGCCGCTCGCCCGGCGTGCCCTCGGCTATCGGTGGGAGGATGAGGCATGGCGGCCCGAGCCCGAGCTGGCGGACGGCGCCTTCAATGCCATGGGCGGCCTGCAGGTCAGCGCGAATGATTATGCGCGCTATGTCGCTTTCCTGCTCTCCGCCTGGCCGGCGCGCGCGGGCGAGCAGAGCGGTCCCCTGCCGCGCGCGTCGGTGCGGATGCTGGTGCAGGGGGCCGGCTTCGCTTCGCTGGCGCAGCGCCCCGGGGCGAGCGGCGGCGCGAATGCCTGCCGCCAGAGCGTCACTTATGGCTTCGGTATGCGTGTCGCGCGGGATTGCGCGCTCGGGCTGACGCTGGGCCACAGCGGCGGCTATCCGGGCTATGGCAGCTTCGTGCTGCTGATGCCGGATGCGGGCATCGGCCTCTTCGCTTTCTCGAACCGCACCTACAACAGCAGCACGCCCGCCGTCTGGGATGCCGCCATGGCGCTCCATCGCGCGGGTGCGATCAAGCCGCGGCCCACGCCTGTCTCGCCGCTCCTGGCGCAGGGCTATGCGGCGGCGGGACGCATCTATGCGGCGGGAGACGTGCTGGCCGCGAAGGACGCGCTGGCCATGAATTTTCTGCTGGATCGCGATGCCGCCCACTGGGCGCAGGCACTGGCGGATGTGAAGCGGCAGGCGGGCGATTGCGGGACGGATGCCCCCATCCGGGCCACCGGTGCGCTTTCCGGCACCTTCAGCTGGACCTGCGCGACCGGCACGGTGAAAGGCAATGTGCTCCTCGCCCCGACGGCCAATGCGACAATTCAGGAACTGGAGTTCGAGAGCGCGCGCTGA
- the rimM gene encoding ribosome maturation factor RimM (Essential for efficient processing of 16S rRNA), protein MQPDRPVTLAAIIGAHGVTGEVRLKLFGEGPDSLKRYAGLNAGGRTLTLRAIRPGPNGAVARFAEIADRNAAEALRGTELTVPRSALPPLAEGEYYHVDLIGLPCVVDPDTVVGTIVSVENFGAGDVLEIEKPDGKRFMVPIHAVRIEEARAVIEAAFID, encoded by the coding sequence TTGCAACCTGATCGCCCCGTCACGCTCGCCGCCATCATTGGCGCGCATGGCGTGACGGGCGAAGTGCGCCTCAAGCTCTTTGGCGAGGGGCCGGACAGCCTGAAGCGCTACGCTGGCCTGAATGCCGGCGGGCGGACCCTGACGCTCCGGGCCATCCGCCCGGGGCCCAATGGCGCGGTGGCGCGGTTCGCGGAGATCGCGGACCGCAACGCCGCCGAGGCGCTGCGCGGCACGGAACTCACCGTGCCCCGCTCGGCACTCCCGCCGTTGGCGGAGGGCGAATATTATCATGTCGATCTGATCGGCCTGCCGTGCGTGGTCGATCCCGACACGGTGGTCGGCACGATCGTCTCGGTCGAGAATTTCGGCGCCGGGGACGTTCTCGAGATCGAGAAGCCGGACGGCAAGCGCTTCATGGTGCCGATCCACGCTGTCCGCATCGAGGAGGCGCGCGCCGTCATCGAGGCGGCCTTCATCGACTGA
- the rpsP gene encoding 30S ribosomal protein S16, which yields MATSIRLSRGGSKKRPYYKIVVTDSRSPRDGRFIERIGSYNPLLAKDDEKRIVIDVERAKHWVSVGAQPTDRVARFLDAAGVKERAARNNPNKAEPGKKAKDRAEEKAEKLAEAEAAAKAAEEAAKAPAEEPAAEEAVAEEAPAEAQVEG from the coding sequence ATGGCAACCAGCATTCGCCTGTCGCGTGGCGGCTCGAAGAAGCGTCCCTATTACAAGATCGTGGTGACGGACAGCCGCTCGCCGCGCGACGGTCGCTTCATCGAGCGCATCGGCAGCTACAATCCGTTGCTCGCCAAGGACGACGAGAAGCGCATCGTGATCGACGTCGAGCGCGCGAAGCACTGGGTGAGCGTCGGCGCGCAGCCGACCGACCGCGTGGCCCGCTTCCTCGACGCCGCCGGCGTGAAGGAGCGCGCGGCGCGCAACAATCCGAACAAGGCCGAGCCGGGCAAGAAGGCCAAGGACCGCGCCGAGGAGAAGGCCGAGAAGCTGGCTGAAGCCGAAGCCGCCGCCAAGGCTGCCGAGGAAGCCGCCAAGGCGCCGGCCGAAGAGCCCGCCGCCGAGGAAGCCGTGGCCGAGGAGGCTCCGGCTGAAGCGCAGGTCGAGGGCTGA